The Streptomyces sp. DG1A-41 genomic sequence AGCGGGAGCGGGGGGTGCGGTGACTGGGGGCTGTTCTGGTGCTCGGCGTTGAGGCTGAGGGCGGAGCGGGGTGGTTCCGCCTGCGCCCACCCGTGCCGCCCCAGCGGCACGAGTGGGCGCAGCTGAGCGGACCGGCCTCCCAGGCGTTGCTGGGAGGCCGGGGTCACCTCCGGCTCGGAGACGGAGGTGGGGTGTCAGTGGTTGACGGCGTGGTTGCCGAAGGCGGGGTTCAGGACACCCACGACGTTCACGCTGTTGCCGGACACGTTGACCGGGACGTGCACCGGAGCCTGGACGACGTTGCCCGAGCCTACGCCCGGGGAGCCCGCGGCCTGGCCGTCGGCGTGCGCGCTGGTGGCGGAGGCGATGCCCGCGCCTGCGGCCAGCAGGCCACCGGTCACCATCGTCACGGCAGCGGCCTTCTTCAGGTTCTTCACTTCTGAGCCCTCCTTGCGATTGCCGCGGCAGGCGCCGCAGCACGCACTGGAGAACGGCGGAGTTCCACCGAGGATGCGCCATTTGGGGGACGTTCCCACGACAGTATGAATCTCGGTCCGGAACGCAACCTTCCGTGTTGCCGTGGGGTGAGCGTGTCAGCCGGCCACGCCATGGCGAACGGCCCACAGGGCGGCCTGCGTTCGGTCGGCCAGGTCGAGTTTCATCAGGATGTTCGAGACATGGGTCTTGACGGTCTTCTCGGAGAGCACGAGGGCGCGGGCGATCTCCCGGTTGGAGCGGCCGTCCGCTATCAGGCCGAGCACCTCACGCTCCCGGTCGGTGAGCGAACCGGCCCTCCCCGGACTCGAGTTGGCCTGCTCCTGGGACAGCAGGGCGTCGGCGACCTCCGGCTGGAGGAGGATGTGTCCGGCATGGATGGAG encodes the following:
- a CDS encoding chaplin; the encoded protein is MKNLKKAAAVTMVTGGLLAAGAGIASATSAHADGQAAGSPGVGSGNVVQAPVHVPVNVSGNSVNVVGVLNPAFGNHAVNH